Sequence from the Rutidosis leptorrhynchoides isolate AG116_Rl617_1_P2 chromosome 3, CSIRO_AGI_Rlap_v1, whole genome shotgun sequence genome:
GCAACGACAAATTAACAATTCAGCAAAGATGAAAAAGACGCGATACAGAGACAAGTCAGGACCTCGAAAGTTCGAATCGGTCGGGGTTGAGATGGACATTGACCACCATTGACTTTAAAATaagtatatattaaaaaaaaaaaattcaaacataaatattttaaaaataaatgatttacaaataagATGATGTGGTGTaggttaataaataatatatatctttttataatGTTCTTTATAATTTTAGTGTATTTAATACTTTATCTTTAAGGGATACTCTATGTAAGTTGGTGTTTTTCCTAGATAACTTTTGAATGGAGTTAGGATTTTAGTTTACACTAGAACAATGCTAGTCACAATGTCAACTTTTGACCGACGTTGACATGACTTATTAGCGTTGCGTGACTAATTAGATGTTATTGGATGAAACGGGACGGACTGGTTACCAAACAGCTGCAACGGCTGCCACAACCGCCATTTGCAGCCATGCAATTCACACCACATAACACTCCATTTATTCATTACTCCCTCCATCCCAATGTAATTGTCCACTAAAAATTTCCATATATTTTTAGAAAAGTGTGATGATCGTACTAGTGAGCAATAACATTCATTATTCTCCACATAACCCTCTCCGATTGTTTGAAATTGAAAGCAAACAATAATTTTGGACCATCTCAAAAGGAACATGGACAATAAAATTGGGACCGAGGTAGTACCATATAAAAAGCTTATATTAAGAAGTTGCACACATACCCGTAACAACAGCACTATGTCGGGCCCCACAAGATACGACTCTTGCATGTTCATTTTCCAAACTAGGGGCATCCAAAAGTCTTGGCAAGGTCTGACAAAAAACCATTGCATACAGCAACAGTTAGGTCATATTTTTAGAATTTGAAAAAGGTAAGTGAACTCAATATGGAAAATTTACCTCGGCTTGATCGGTGCCAGTACCCAATTGGCCGAATTGGTTGCCACCAAAGGCATACACGTCACCATCACCTGAAATGCAGATTGTATGCCAGAGACCTGCAGCAACGGCGTGTATCGGGATGCCCAACAACGATGATACACACGTTGGGCTTAGCTCATCGTCAGTACTCCCTTGCCCACACTACATCACAAAATAAATACACAAATTAGAATCTCCACTTGTAACATAATTAGAAATTGTTAAAAGAACAAATATTATGTTTTATCGCCTTTCACATAGAACTTCATCTTGAACATTCAGTCTGCTTTTTCTCCATCATTTCTACCTTACCTACATATGTCGATTGTGCACATAAAGTCATTATCACATAATCTCTGCTAGTTTGGGAACAACttaacattaaatatatataaagaacaTGCATACAAGAAAACAATATGGATCCAGTACCATATTCATTTTCCCAATATCATTAATATGACAAAATCCATACCTATAGCAATCTCTACCATTTAAGAAAATCAAGACAAATGATTGTTACAAGCACTTTATCATTATATTAAACAAGTAGTTTATGGAACTGTAAAAACAAATACAAAATGAGGAACAAGAATATGTCACCTGTCCATAGAGTCCCCAACCAAAAGTCATCAATGCCCCAGCATCTGCACATGTAAATGTAAATATACAATGTTAAAATACAGAGGATAAAACCGAATATGTTTAATATACTGACCAAAGTAACTATATACTAGCACATCAAAGAAAAGAACTTACCGGTAATTACGGCACTGTGTCGTCCTCCACAAGCAATCTCTTTAATATAACTTCCAGGGACTCTATAACCCTGTCCTTCTGAGACCATGTTACCTCTAGGAAGGCCCGCCGATCTATCTTTTCCTACTGATGACGTGGCAATGCAAGCTATAGGATGTGGGGAAGATACCATTCGTATACGTGATCCTAAACCTAGCTGCCCTTCACCTCCATACCCCCAACCCCACACCTGCCCTAAATCTGAAACTTGAATATATTCAGAACACATTCATATATATGTTGAGTTTCATACTTTCATCTATATATTTTGTCTGAAAGTACCTGATAATGCCAATGTATGTCGCCCACCAGCTGCAACAGATGTAATCCGTACTCCAGGATTCAACGCAACCAAACAAGGCAAAGCAGAGAGAGGTTCATCACCCGATGATGAGCTCTCAACCGCTtgtttagttgaagatacacgtcTCCTCTTCGTACTTTCATCCCCAACTGCTTTACCATCTACACCAATGGATCTCGATCCTTGGGACTGAGGGCTGACTGTAAATAAACATAAAATAGTGCTTACTAAACGATTCCCGCAACATGAGCGAACATTAGTATAGTCAAAAAGACATTACCTTGCTCTGATAAAAATGGATTCTGCCTCTCATATACATCTTTATCTTGACTTTGAGCCGTGTTTGGGTCTCCAACGAATTTTCCAGAGGGGACACATTCTTTCCATCCCCATGTATAAACCTCCCCTGCCACTACACAAAAAAATAATTGTGGTTTATTTTCAAGGTTTCACATTAACTTATTCAAAAATAGATATAAATCATAGATGTGCTACCTGTTACACACACACAATGTGCCCAACCTGCTGCAGCTCTAACTAATGAAACTTCTTTTGGGAGAGGGAAAGGTTCTGGTGTTTCCTTAACATAAGCAAATAAAAAACTGCACATTAGCTTATTTTAGAAGAAAAGTAATGTATAATGTATAACTGATATCAAGATGTATTTCAGTACCCCATGTTTCCCTGATGTCAGGTAGCTTTGACCAAGATCATCTGTCGAACCCCATGTAATTAGCTTCCCCATATCTGTTTGAAATGAAGACAGTAAGACAGGATGACCAAATTTGTATATGAATCATAAAACCTTTGTTAGTGTGCAACATGAAGGCATTCAAACTCCTTTTTGACATCATATCATACAGAACAGTTTTTAAAAGTACTCATTGCTTTCAACAAATTATAACACTTGAAATGTGTAATCCCAAAAACCCTCTAAAATCAAGAGAATCTGCATTTTGACTTTTGACTGCAAGTAAATTAGAATGCAAGATTGGATCGAACTTTAAACTTGATATAAGTTAACAAGAAATTGTAGTTGCAATTTATAATGAATGAAAAATTACAAACTTGAAAAACCTGATATAGCCATAGCAAATCCACAGCCGCCGCCACAAACATCCGTCCAGAACCTACCGGTGTCGATTGACGCCGGAAGCCTAACTTCCACCGGAGATAGTAACGGCGACCGTTGAGGTGACGCTCCAGGTAAATACCCCCACATATACACTGACTTCTCATCACTCTTCATTTCCAATTTCATCTCTTCATCACCTTCACCATTCATTTCTAGTTTTCACCAAACCAAACCCTTAACCTAAGTAAACCCTAAATTAACAAAGCAATATTTTATGATTTATGATTGATGTTGTGGTAGTTATTTTCAAGAAAGTGCCCTAAATCGAATAAGAAGAAGATGCGTATCAATTTCAGGGGGAGAGGGGTGCCACGTCGGATGCTCACGTTGGTGTCTATCCACGTGGCGAAATGTGAACCGGAAGATTGGTTAGGTTTATTCTGAGCCACGAGTTCACGCGAAGTTTCTCGAAGGTCGGTCTAGAGCTTATGATTAGAGTTGTTAGTTGCTGTGTCCCATTTATTTACCGACACGTGTATTTAGTTTATGTATTAAATGAACAAATAAAAAAAGGAAAAAGAGAGTGTAAGtactatttttttttttgacaaaattgctgaaatgatccctgtagtttgtatcaaaatgctgattttgtTCTTATACTTTTTTTTGATGAATTTGGTCCTGATAgtttgtaaaagttgctgatttagtccctctgacaGACAGACGACCGTCAAAAAAATCCGTTAACTcaagtcatgtgccagacatgtgagggtattttcgtctgtTTCTTTCATTTATTAACAAAATTGCTAAAATTGTCCCTGTGATTTGTATCAAAATTGTTGAAATGGTCCATGTAATTTGTCTTTCCTTTGAAAAACTTCATTACCtaccttcatcttcatcttcctccCCAAATCAACACCATTCAAcactttaaaaactaaaataaaattaatattactaGATCCATCAACTAAATTCACATCACTTCAATCAAAATACAACCTCATATGTATATAAAGATTACAACAATAACTCAGCTCGATCAAATTACAACAATAACTATTATAAACATAAATATTCTTTTCaccatacatataatatacaaatcAAGAATCTGGGTGTTTTTCTTGAAAATGAACAAAGCAACAATTTAAAGATGTATACAAACACATAAATTAAAATGTGTACATCAATTTAAAATCACGTTCATGTACAGATCCTCATAAACTACATCAAATAAATGTTTATCAAATTAAAATCACAGTAAAGCTTAAACACATATACCTTAAACTTAAAAATCAAAATAACCCATCTTACACTAAAACTTTTGGAAGCAGATTCAATGGAGTATACCAAAAATTACGCACGCACCATTTCCTTTTCTTCTCCGGCTAAAGTGGTGCGCCGGTAGTTGTGGCCGATTTCCAGATCTCTTATAACAACCTTCATATTTCCATACcggaattgactaatttgactatagggttgttatccatacgtaatatataattaaattcgacgttgatcaaatatttatttttagttgacacgttctgttaactaaagtttacactaattatataaaataactttagttaatattaatgcatattatatttaaaactatatgtaacataattattaattaaatgataagttattttaatcattatatatatttttagcttataaaaaaaataaaaataaaaagaaataagattttttttaataaattaaataatgagcccatgaattttgactaaatattttcaaaaacaaaaacttattaaaaacatttttaacatgtttttattattttgtcaaaattggcacctttattttattatttttttttcttttcaccaactattttttacctataaatacatggctcctcattcattttttcttgccaaacacaaaaaattaagttattctctcaaaaccttgaagaaaatttgaggtactttctatttttattaattttttttcaatattgtcatttatatttatatttattgtatattctttgtaaaattcgaaattaattatgtttatatgttataattagtattataagtgttatgatgcataaaaataattttgataatttatggaatattatttataattaaatacgaattatgtagtgtttaaacgtaaaaataatataaaattcgtaataaatacttttaaccaaaaataaaatatatataatttttttctgagtttttaaagcttatatagatctgaaaaaattataaaaataattacttgggttgaattggtatttattatataattaaactctattattatgtaattcgaaggtaaattaagaataaatataaaataataaaaaaatattttttaaatatttttctacaggttattagactgatagaaacttataaaaattataaaaataattatttgggtttatttagtaattatgtagaattaaaattgttttgtgaatacattaagggtaaaaacaaaaataaatacaaaaatataattaaaacgttttcttaaatttttatactaatctatataattaactaagactataaaaattatgtatgtaatttttagatatttaatttattatttagacatttttgaataatgttcaattaataaaacactattatttttgaagtaatttaagtatttatttaaaggtaattatatttaatatatataagacatactaaggtataataactaaatattaaataaaacttaggttatattatcacatatataattattaagtacattaataattcgttgtgtgtatacacctaaagtgaaggttaatcaaagataatgtataattcatgtgaacttcatcgctactcacggtcgtaagtgaatgatgtctaggttgccatttgggggtgtgacagattggtatcagagcaggttgttgtagagaaccaggattgcatcttatatgtgccttatacaattaggtaccttagcaatgtaggactacaacttcctttgactatagtgcctttaattgttgcctttaactgttaaatgctacactatactttagaaactttacttatcttagaatgccgagccaatctaagaattctgctcattctcctaagtactattcaattccgcaaccacatttaaatgtgacaccgttctcgacattcctatgtcatttatcatggttttgtgtattacatatgtaatattatccatgaatttttgaaactcctatatttgttactattcatactcaaacgtatataactccctgttatatcacgtacctatatgctttatgcctttatgcatcagtttgcgaaccgaaaaatgtcattgagttatcgagaatctcaaagacattataatgtcatcactactcatattcattacttttataccttttatttctcgttattgaattttcttgacggatggcgtctacgaaactctataatggaagggtttggattaccgatttaaaggatcctatagctcaagcccttagacctgaataggccattacgaattgaaagtctttaatcgaaagattatcagattacatacttatcattttatgatctcgacacgtcatactgctattattggattatagacacatcatgtcttattatatcttatcatatctatcttaataaactttgtctaacactttttctaaatttcctccgtaaattacagaaatctttttgctatatatacgtatatcaagaagacaaatatatcattcaatattcaacactcatctcataacaaaaacccttattccgatcaaataatatggatttctcacatgattcctcgaactcctcgagctccaatggcagcgtaaccggaatgaaccaaccaattagtcatcatctattttggatgaattggggatgtgttcgtagtaaacttaatcaatggagacaagaagaaggtgatcccttccaccaaccgaattcacctcttggtgaagaacctgaagcacttaccggcgaacccgttcggaacactattttcaccctcatttccagggtatccagtcatgaatatataatatctaaaattctagatcttattcatccacttgtccgaaccgccaatcaccccgaaataatagaagaagtcaatgagcttcgcgctcgagtggtgactctggagaatatggtgcgaaacctacgagcaccagcagcagcaccagcagcataaccaacatcaccaccagtaccaacagcatcaccaccaacaacatcagcttcaccaataacaaacaccataatctgtacctcggatatcaacatcatacgccccatagataccaaggaatattagtaataatgagttaagatgtattgactcattcttcctgaaaattatatatgtatactttatatatatatatatatatatatatatatatatatatatatatatatatatatatggtttggaacaataataaatcttttcgtattaagctattacgtgtgaatcttaaatagtatgtactacttggttaattcatatcactaatatgctatgatatacattcctcgttaatcactgcttcatcacaata
This genomic interval carries:
- the LOC139895851 gene encoding ultraviolet-B receptor UVR8-like isoform X1 — its product is MNGEGDEEMKLEMKSDEKSVYMWGYLPGASPQRSPLLSPVEVRLPASIDTGRFWTDVCGGGCGFAMAISGFSNMGKLITWGSTDDLGQSYLTSGKHGETPEPFPLPKEVSLVRAAAGWAHCVCVTVAGEVYTWGWKECVPSGKFVGDPNTAQSQDKDVYERQNPFLSEQVSPQSQGSRSIGVDGKAVGDESTKRRRVSSTKQAVESSSSGDEPLSALPCLVALNPGVRITSVAAGGRHTLALSDLGQVWGWGYGGEGQLGLGSRIRMVSSPHPIACIATSSVGKDRSAGLPRGNMVSEGQGYRVPGSYIKEIACGGRHSAVITDAGALMTFGWGLYGQCGQGSTDDELSPTCVSSLLGIPIHAVAAGLWHTICISGDGDVYAFGGNQFGQLGTGTDQAETLPRLLDAPSLENEHARVVSCGARHSAVVTDEKVFCWGWNKYGQLGLGDVIDRNVPSEVGLEGFVPRVVACGWWHTLLLAESVT
- the LOC139895851 gene encoding ultraviolet-B receptor UVR8-like isoform X2, which encodes MNGEGDEEMKLEMKSDEKSVYMWGYLPGASPQRSPLLSPVEVRLPASIDTGRFWTDVCGGGCGFAMAISDMGKLITWGSTDDLGQSYLTSGKHGETPEPFPLPKEVSLVRAAAGWAHCVCVTVAGEVYTWGWKECVPSGKFVGDPNTAQSQDKDVYERQNPFLSEQVSPQSQGSRSIGVDGKAVGDESTKRRRVSSTKQAVESSSSGDEPLSALPCLVALNPGVRITSVAAGGRHTLALSDLGQVWGWGYGGEGQLGLGSRIRMVSSPHPIACIATSSVGKDRSAGLPRGNMVSEGQGYRVPGSYIKEIACGGRHSAVITDAGALMTFGWGLYGQCGQGSTDDELSPTCVSSLLGIPIHAVAAGLWHTICISGDGDVYAFGGNQFGQLGTGTDQAETLPRLLDAPSLENEHARVVSCGARHSAVVTDEKVFCWGWNKYGQLGLGDVIDRNVPSEVGLEGFVPRVVACGWWHTLLLAESVT